Proteins from a single region of Mytilus trossulus isolate FHL-02 chromosome 2, PNRI_Mtr1.1.1.hap1, whole genome shotgun sequence:
- the LOC134707598 gene encoding serine--tRNA synthetase-like protein Slimp isoform X2 — MKLFHNKMQPVRRMIALCQSSQCQHMLKLTYKHGTCSSIQQRFYSTAGEYKYRKSALFAKRQSKVNQENIPVELDIDIEERLKVKGQLLSELSSRNIHDVDIDQLERDYKKLKELEKRELELEEQKRECTKKVAILFQAKRDNLESSDDIEKELKNVVEIGRQTKKYIKDLFPEVTSTAERVALTSLNLPNRLHENTPLSEDRVEENVDNDTDKSQSLSHIEIGDLFDLIKFSNIGNRAFYFKDSLALLEQALTNYFCERLRHDVYTQLTCPEFFKHLIVEGCGIESEQVLKLKERPENPSDDYLAGVSIMSFIAYVAKSRINLTNEPMKYFSCGRSYAPERENPSLGLFHATQSVKVNTFSMCRDWETCDNLLQTEKNNLWNIYKQFNIPCRLVTISSPSLHRSEEMRVEIQFWAKSLQKYLKISSVSMVSDYISRRLMTRHYKGTLPVYMVHCEALDVTRLIAILMEYGALQQDSYRFPQLEFLDKYWMHPK; from the exons gTTTCACAACAAAATGCAGCCTGTTCGAAGAATGATAGCATTATGCCAAAGTTCACAATGCCAGCATATGTTGAAATTGACATATAAGCATGGTACTTGTTCCAGCATTCAACAGCGGTTCTATAGCACAGCTGGAGAATATAAGTATAGAAAATCAGCATTGTTTGCCAAAAGACAAAGTAAAGTGAATCAAGAGAATATTCCAGTTGAACTTGACATTGATATTGAAGAGAGGCTAAAGGTTAAAGGTCAACTTCTCTCTGAACTGTCATCTAGGAACATCCATGATGTAGATATTGATCAGTTG GAAAGAgattacaaaaaactaaaagaaTTGGAAAAAAGAGAATTGGAATTAGAAGAACAAAAACGAGAATGTACCAAGAAAGTAGCAATCCTTTTTCAAGCTAAG agAGATAATCTGGAATCTTCAGATGACATAGAAAAAGAGCTGAAAAATGTTGTAGAGATAGGAAGACAAACTaagaaatatatcaaagatTTATTT CCTGAAGTGACCAGTACAGCCGAAAGAGTTGCTTTGACCTCACTTAATTTACCTAACAGACTGCATGAAAATACT CCTTTATCAGAAGACAGAGTTGAAGAAAACGTTGACAATG ATACAGATAAATCACAGTCATTGTCGCATATAGAAATCGGTgatttgtttgatttgataaaattcag CAATATAGGAAACAgggcattttattttaaagacagTTTGGCTTTACTGGAACAAGctttaacaaattatttttgtgaaagattacGACATGATGTTTATACACAACTCACATGTCCAGAATTTTTTAAACATCTAATTGTG GAAGGTTGTGGAATAGAGTCTGAACAG gttttaaaattgaaagaaagacCAGAGAATCCTTCAGATGATTACTTGGCAGGGGTGTCCATCATGTCTTTTATCG cataTGTAGCAAAAAGTAGGATCAACCTAACAAATGaaccaatgaaatatttttcttgtgGGCGGAGCTACGCACCAG aaagaGAGAATCCTAGTTTAGGACTATTTCATGCCACACAGTCAGTAAAG GTTAACACATTTTCCATGTGTAGAGACTGGGAAACATGTGACAACTTGCTTCAGAcagagaaaaataatttatggaatatttacaaacaatttaatattCCATGTAG acTTGTGACAATATCTTCACCATCATTACACAGGTCAGAGGAAATGAGAGTTGAAATTCAGTTCTGGGCCAAGtctctacaaaaatatttaaaa atatcCTCCGTCTCCATGGTGAGTGACTATATCAGCAGACGGCTTATGACGAGGCATTACAAAGGAACATTACCTGTTTATATG gTTCATTGTGAGGCTCTAGATGTTACCAGACTTATTGCCATTTTAATGGAATATGGGGCTTTACAACAG GATTCATACAGATTTCCTCAGCTGGAATTCCTGGACAAATACTGGATGCatccaaaatga
- the LOC134707599 gene encoding uncharacterized protein LOC134707599 — MTCLSFGSPLMSNLALLLSVATARTSLRQFHPYKMYVCVQCVRQYSDKEKTKTNIVSESEAETFSWEALVDYSKLTAQDVKIHRKHVEAVRNKQMSYTDPGTGYMVMTRLSHVTRGDCCGNACRHCPYGQKNVPDEMKRKFNSAFYS, encoded by the exons ATGACATGCCTTAGTTTTGGAAGTCCATTGATGTCAAATCTTGCACTTCTTCTCAGTGTGGCAACAGCTAGAACATCATTAAGACAGTTCcatccatacaaaatgtatgtctGTGTACAATGTGTCAGACAATACAGTgacaaagaaaagacaaaaacaaatattgttagtGAAAGTGAGGCTGAAACATTCTCTTGGGAAGCTTTAGTGGATTATTCTAAACTTACAGCTCAGGATGTCAAAATTCATAGAAAACATGTAGAAGCTGTAAGG AATAAACAAATGTCATACACAGATCCAGGAACAGGCTATATGGTTATGACAAGATTATCACATGTGACCAGAGGAGATTGTTGTGGAAATGCTTGTAGAcat TGTCCCTATGGACAGAAAAATGTACCTGACGAgatgaaaagaaaattcaaCTCAGCATTTTATTCTTGA
- the LOC134707598 gene encoding serine--tRNA synthetase-like protein Slimp isoform X1 → MVIGFHNKMQPVRRMIALCQSSQCQHMLKLTYKHGTCSSIQQRFYSTAGEYKYRKSALFAKRQSKVNQENIPVELDIDIEERLKVKGQLLSELSSRNIHDVDIDQLERDYKKLKELEKRELELEEQKRECTKKVAILFQAKRDNLESSDDIEKELKNVVEIGRQTKKYIKDLFPEVTSTAERVALTSLNLPNRLHENTPLSEDRVEENVDNDTDKSQSLSHIEIGDLFDLIKFSNIGNRAFYFKDSLALLEQALTNYFCERLRHDVYTQLTCPEFFKHLIVEGCGIESEQVLKLKERPENPSDDYLAGVSIMSFIAYVAKSRINLTNEPMKYFSCGRSYAPERENPSLGLFHATQSVKVNTFSMCRDWETCDNLLQTEKNNLWNIYKQFNIPCRLVTISSPSLHRSEEMRVEIQFWAKSLQKYLKISSVSMVSDYISRRLMTRHYKGTLPVYMVHCEALDVTRLIAILMEYGALQQDSYRFPQLEFLDKYWMHPK, encoded by the exons gTTTCACAACAAAATGCAGCCTGTTCGAAGAATGATAGCATTATGCCAAAGTTCACAATGCCAGCATATGTTGAAATTGACATATAAGCATGGTACTTGTTCCAGCATTCAACAGCGGTTCTATAGCACAGCTGGAGAATATAAGTATAGAAAATCAGCATTGTTTGCCAAAAGACAAAGTAAAGTGAATCAAGAGAATATTCCAGTTGAACTTGACATTGATATTGAAGAGAGGCTAAAGGTTAAAGGTCAACTTCTCTCTGAACTGTCATCTAGGAACATCCATGATGTAGATATTGATCAGTTG GAAAGAgattacaaaaaactaaaagaaTTGGAAAAAAGAGAATTGGAATTAGAAGAACAAAAACGAGAATGTACCAAGAAAGTAGCAATCCTTTTTCAAGCTAAG agAGATAATCTGGAATCTTCAGATGACATAGAAAAAGAGCTGAAAAATGTTGTAGAGATAGGAAGACAAACTaagaaatatatcaaagatTTATTT CCTGAAGTGACCAGTACAGCCGAAAGAGTTGCTTTGACCTCACTTAATTTACCTAACAGACTGCATGAAAATACT CCTTTATCAGAAGACAGAGTTGAAGAAAACGTTGACAATG ATACAGATAAATCACAGTCATTGTCGCATATAGAAATCGGTgatttgtttgatttgataaaattcag CAATATAGGAAACAgggcattttattttaaagacagTTTGGCTTTACTGGAACAAGctttaacaaattatttttgtgaaagattacGACATGATGTTTATACACAACTCACATGTCCAGAATTTTTTAAACATCTAATTGTG GAAGGTTGTGGAATAGAGTCTGAACAG gttttaaaattgaaagaaagacCAGAGAATCCTTCAGATGATTACTTGGCAGGGGTGTCCATCATGTCTTTTATCG cataTGTAGCAAAAAGTAGGATCAACCTAACAAATGaaccaatgaaatatttttcttgtgGGCGGAGCTACGCACCAG aaagaGAGAATCCTAGTTTAGGACTATTTCATGCCACACAGTCAGTAAAG GTTAACACATTTTCCATGTGTAGAGACTGGGAAACATGTGACAACTTGCTTCAGAcagagaaaaataatttatggaatatttacaaacaatttaatattCCATGTAG acTTGTGACAATATCTTCACCATCATTACACAGGTCAGAGGAAATGAGAGTTGAAATTCAGTTCTGGGCCAAGtctctacaaaaatatttaaaa atatcCTCCGTCTCCATGGTGAGTGACTATATCAGCAGACGGCTTATGACGAGGCATTACAAAGGAACATTACCTGTTTATATG gTTCATTGTGAGGCTCTAGATGTTACCAGACTTATTGCCATTTTAATGGAATATGGGGCTTTACAACAG GATTCATACAGATTTCCTCAGCTGGAATTCCTGGACAAATACTGGATGCatccaaaatga
- the LOC134707598 gene encoding serine--tRNA synthetase-like protein Slimp isoform X3 — MQPVRRMIALCQSSQCQHMLKLTYKHGTCSSIQQRFYSTAGEYKYRKSALFAKRQSKVNQENIPVELDIDIEERLKVKGQLLSELSSRNIHDVDIDQLERDYKKLKELEKRELELEEQKRECTKKVAILFQAKRDNLESSDDIEKELKNVVEIGRQTKKYIKDLFPEVTSTAERVALTSLNLPNRLHENTPLSEDRVEENVDNDTDKSQSLSHIEIGDLFDLIKFSNIGNRAFYFKDSLALLEQALTNYFCERLRHDVYTQLTCPEFFKHLIVEGCGIESEQVLKLKERPENPSDDYLAGVSIMSFIAYVAKSRINLTNEPMKYFSCGRSYAPERENPSLGLFHATQSVKVNTFSMCRDWETCDNLLQTEKNNLWNIYKQFNIPCRLVTISSPSLHRSEEMRVEIQFWAKSLQKYLKISSVSMVSDYISRRLMTRHYKGTLPVYMVHCEALDVTRLIAILMEYGALQQDSYRFPQLEFLDKYWMHPK, encoded by the exons ATGCAGCCTGTTCGAAGAATGATAGCATTATGCCAAAGTTCACAATGCCAGCATATGTTGAAATTGACATATAAGCATGGTACTTGTTCCAGCATTCAACAGCGGTTCTATAGCACAGCTGGAGAATATAAGTATAGAAAATCAGCATTGTTTGCCAAAAGACAAAGTAAAGTGAATCAAGAGAATATTCCAGTTGAACTTGACATTGATATTGAAGAGAGGCTAAAGGTTAAAGGTCAACTTCTCTCTGAACTGTCATCTAGGAACATCCATGATGTAGATATTGATCAGTTG GAAAGAgattacaaaaaactaaaagaaTTGGAAAAAAGAGAATTGGAATTAGAAGAACAAAAACGAGAATGTACCAAGAAAGTAGCAATCCTTTTTCAAGCTAAG agAGATAATCTGGAATCTTCAGATGACATAGAAAAAGAGCTGAAAAATGTTGTAGAGATAGGAAGACAAACTaagaaatatatcaaagatTTATTT CCTGAAGTGACCAGTACAGCCGAAAGAGTTGCTTTGACCTCACTTAATTTACCTAACAGACTGCATGAAAATACT CCTTTATCAGAAGACAGAGTTGAAGAAAACGTTGACAATG ATACAGATAAATCACAGTCATTGTCGCATATAGAAATCGGTgatttgtttgatttgataaaattcag CAATATAGGAAACAgggcattttattttaaagacagTTTGGCTTTACTGGAACAAGctttaacaaattatttttgtgaaagattacGACATGATGTTTATACACAACTCACATGTCCAGAATTTTTTAAACATCTAATTGTG GAAGGTTGTGGAATAGAGTCTGAACAG gttttaaaattgaaagaaagacCAGAGAATCCTTCAGATGATTACTTGGCAGGGGTGTCCATCATGTCTTTTATCG cataTGTAGCAAAAAGTAGGATCAACCTAACAAATGaaccaatgaaatatttttcttgtgGGCGGAGCTACGCACCAG aaagaGAGAATCCTAGTTTAGGACTATTTCATGCCACACAGTCAGTAAAG GTTAACACATTTTCCATGTGTAGAGACTGGGAAACATGTGACAACTTGCTTCAGAcagagaaaaataatttatggaatatttacaaacaatttaatattCCATGTAG acTTGTGACAATATCTTCACCATCATTACACAGGTCAGAGGAAATGAGAGTTGAAATTCAGTTCTGGGCCAAGtctctacaaaaatatttaaaa atatcCTCCGTCTCCATGGTGAGTGACTATATCAGCAGACGGCTTATGACGAGGCATTACAAAGGAACATTACCTGTTTATATG gTTCATTGTGAGGCTCTAGATGTTACCAGACTTATTGCCATTTTAATGGAATATGGGGCTTTACAACAG GATTCATACAGATTTCCTCAGCTGGAATTCCTGGACAAATACTGGATGCatccaaaatga